The window tgctcgatcggttaggtactgctcgattttattcgaccttggatttaacaaagggttattggcagatccccttgacaccaatgtcccgtgagaaaacagccttcaccacgccgtttggattacaccaatttgtgacgcttcctttcggtttgtttggggcaccagccacgtttcagcgactcatggatcggatcctcagaccacacaccgcgtacgccgctgcctatttagatgacattatcatttatagcaaatattggcagcggcacatgcaacatctgagggccgtcctgagatcgctgcggtggcgaggctcacagcaaaccctaagaagtcttgcggttgagcgtgtggagatgcggtatctggggttccacttgggtcatggccaggtgcgtccccaaattgataagactgcggcgattgcgacttgccctagacctaagaccaaaaagggggtgaggcagttcctggggctggctggctattacagaagatttgtgcctaattattcggacgtcaccagcccgctgactgacctcactaaaaagggggctccagatccggtccaatggtcagagcagtgccaacaggcgtttacgcagattaaagctgcactttgtggggggccgcttttgcatgcacctgacttctctctcccttttgtattgcagacggagggctgggggccgtactctcgcagctggtggagggagaggagcgcccggtgctgtacattagccgaaagctctccttaagggagactaagtacagcacagtggagaaggagtgtctggccatcaagtgggcggtcctcaccctccggtactacctgctggggcgggccttcaccctctgctcggatcatgccccactgcagtggctccaccgcatgaaagatactaacgcccggatcacccgttggtatctggccctccagccttttaagttcaaggtggtccacagaccgggggtgcagatggctgccgccgacttcctctccagaaatgggggagtggtaggcaggcggatgacgcccggcctgagtcgggcggtgggggtatgtggcagcggggcgtggtcaagcgcccgtccgagagaaaagcggtaagggcgctcacacctgggctaaattatgtctaacacctgtctctaattgcagtagagcgaggagagcggataaaaagccagcagccgcaGAGCAGGGGAAGATCGAaaacgaactcagcgttcgaatACAGAGACATTCTGAATACTGTTGTGACTAAGAAAGGCAaattaaaaggcttaccgtgtctcggagtcttgcttcctgtcgtccTTGCTTAGACAGCGTTACACATCACTTTTCTGTTTACTCTGTAATTATTGATTTTGAGGATATTTAATTGTACAAAactgttaatatacattttgacaaggaTTATTTCTTTGTGTTTAGGAAGAGGAGCTTGAGCAAGCACAGAAAGGAGCAGATGCCATCAATGCTTTGGAGCAGGAAGAGTGAAAGTTCACTTTTAACTCACAGGAAATGAGCTGCGGACATTTGTCAAAACTTGGGTCAGTGACTGACTTTTTGGGCTACTTTCTGCCCTTCACATCAGCGACCCAAAGAAGCTGAcactgtttctttcttttttgaggtCATGCTGTAAATGGTGTTGCATCTTGATAATGGCAATGTCTGGCCAAGTATAAAAGATCTTTTGATTGAatagtttcatttataaatacaaactgtttctgctgtttttgttgcagtattctttacaatgaatgtgaatggtgactgagactctcAGTCCAGAACATTCTGCCTTTCATATCCTTTTGTGCCCTACACAATAAAGAAATTCATGTGATTtaggaacaacgtgagggtgagtaaatggcagaatttagatttttatgtGAATTATTAATGTAATAGTTTATGACTGTTGAAGTAACAAACAAGTGGCATTGCTCacagttacattttaaactttaaaataattgttacaaATGTGAacactttcacaaaaatattacacaagtatgaatatatacattttatatctctATAATATACATATTAGAGACTCTTAAAAACCTTCAATATATTCGCTGGTGTTTCTCAgtattttaagacacatttttgaatggaagctcattcATTTGGTCATAGCAGCTTCATTTATTTTAGGTGAAGTTGCTTCAAATTTCTAGTggaatttgtttaaaaagtgggatgcagaAATGATGCACAATATTTTGAAGCAAATCCAGCACattattttttcagtgtctccAACAAAACCTGCTGCATCAAACCCTCTGAATATTCTCACTCTGAAAgttattcatgaaaataaaatatccaaTTACAAATCTAAACTTACTGTTAAAGAAATGGACAAAAACCTCAAACATGATGaagatgaaacattaaaaactgaatttgaccTCCACAACAAACTTCAGCACTATTCGGTCCTAAACAGAAATACCACATTTACAAAAGATTATCAATGAAACAGTTTAAAGAAAGAATGATTGTGTCTGAATATAGACTAAGTGCCCATGATCTAGAGATagaggaacacatcacaggtCCTTGTTGCCCAGAGAGAAATAGaaacatgtttgtaatgtttgGTAATACTGTTATAAAACTGTCATGTCATTAATGCTGAACTGGcaaaagaatttaagggggcggcattaaattagaaaacaaacattttaacattagacgttaaatttcactttttaattcactatagttttatatagaattgttcaatagtctataaagtatttaacacaattacatcagaagtaactgtaataaaTTACTGAATAATTAAgacattacattacttttttcaattaaaaataaatttaattacagttattaattacttagtaattcaTTAAACCCAACACTGATAGAAAATACCAAAAATTACAGCTCAAAATAATCTGTTAGTCATATTATTCATTAATCGACAGTATTACATCATATTGAATATTATTGGTTCAtattggcacacacacacacacacacacacacacacacacacacacacacacacacacacacacacacacacacacacacacacacacacacacacacacttgttaggCTTTTATTTGTGCATGTAACATTGAAACTACATCAATAAGGTTTATGGTTGGTGCTTCATCATCAGGAAGATTTGAATCTTTTCCCAGAACAATCAGAGAAACACTTTACGAGGCTTCATTTCCACATTCCTCATCTGCTGTCCTAAAATTAACATGttcagtgaaatgtccacatcATATATTATACAGCAgttaaagacaaaacacaaatgaTATTCACATGAACTTTGTTTAAAGCAGAAGTGTGTAATTATTATTTCTCCTATctcagattattgtgcagagaaaactataagtaatccatttgtaGGAAACACATTTGCACTTCTCTTTGACACTGTAAAAAacactgtttgttttgagcgacccgtcCAGCTCCACACAACAGCGATGTTGACTCGGCCAGCGGCGTGACTTTGGGACGGGACGATCTGTTTGAATGACACTAGTGCTGCAGAAATGATACACTTGAACTGAAGTTTCTTACCTGAAGTAAATGTTTCATCAGCTGTTCAGATATCCTCAAGTGTTGCGTCGTAAATTCAAGACGCACCGCAGTCAGAGATCCAGTCACAAACACTTTATTGCAGTTTTGTTCAGATCTTTCGGTCTGACACTGAAATTACTgagaaataaagtgctgaattTACACATCTCACACATTATCACTGCACTTtataatatttaaagggatagttcagtgaaagtgaacggtttgtcatcatttactcaccctcatgttgtaccaaacccatttaacatgtggaacacaaaatgagatgttaggcctcAGTCACTGAATCTTTTTCCCCATTAAAGTGAATGTTGAATAAGATAAtttatgttccactgaagaaagaaagacatacgggtttagaacaacatgaggctgagaaaatgatgacagatttgtaattttggctcaactatccctttaagagcatgaaacacctgctttaaatgttgtttgtctctttcagactcctcctcctcaggtgaAAGATAAACTAGTAAAACAGGATTAATTCTGTGACAAGAGCAGGAACTTACACTtacagaaacagagaaaaagtttgacagtttttgttccactgaatcgtctgaaacaatcaataaattcattgtgaagtattttgtaggtgatattctagtcagtaaagaggaacatcaacagttcttgaccggtgagtactgaactgctgctaaacaaaccaaaactcacaagacaacaataataaacctttcaaactatcagctacagtaagacatctaacagatatctaagtattaatcacagcagaacaaacagatactgagacttttgctcttttatctgaattgtcagtatgtgttcagtttctttggcactgaaatgttatttcttctattgacttgaaacgttgctttgttttcttctgttgagtcttctgatgttttctctttatgctggtgtttaacatgtcataaaagctgacagtctgcaattgaacctcattgattcatttctaatggaatattctagaggacaaataaaaacaaatatgtgtcagtattgaacaaataaacacgtcacaaatatagatgatgtcccgtttgttgacaggtgttcagatgatgtcatggactccacaaaggatctcagtggacagacagacacagggaaggtcaagaggtcagaggatttcaatgctttaataaaatacactgatagatatttctgatatgctgcacaacactacagtataaaaacactgaggagaaatgagaacagactggattatctcaagtataaacatgtgaaaacagctttagggtaaagtgagatctacagtcagatgacagtgagaccggtttgattcagtcacagacagaactggagaaacCTGTACAGTCAGTCGTATGTAGAAGGTGAAACTCAAATGTGTTTCTCTGAACATTTTTAGACACAAACtgtctgaaatgtccacaaatggtggtaaaactgtggagttttttctatataaatgttcaataatattaaacaatttatgaatacaatcataaagacaagaacAGATGAaggacaaaaaataaacaaaataaataaaaattattaataataaaaccatccaaaatatatacataaataagatgaAGACATAAAAcgattacatttatataaatatattattaatatattattattatattaataatatattattacatatattattattgtgactgttacaatgtttaacattattccagattgttcttcaAGTAAAGTTTCAGcaatggataaatgttttcccttctgctctagtgtgtgatggccgcagtgtttgtgtgtttactgttACTGTTAAGAGTGTTGCCAACATAAAATActgccttttgcaacatggtgaacaaaACACTGCAGTGTCAGAATATAAGATCCAGgagaaagtaaataagacagaaatataatactaatatatgaatcctcaaagtaataataataatactgtataatgttataatgacaaactggacaacaataaatgctgtaattgatggttataatattaataaataccaactaaattccaaaatgttactggtgaAGTAGAttcttgcacaccctgttcacaaaaaacaacaacaactggaaaacatcattcattataattaactagatttttatttcattaaacattttgaatgttctTTGCTACAACGGcttataggatgaatttaaaattatgatttaaaatcaattttacgTAATTTAAGCAACTATTTTCTAAATGGGGCCCCGGGTTGGTCGGTTGTtcgaaaaaaaaagaaaaaaaaaaaaaaaaaagttggtttagggtttagttaccctttaatgaatatggtgagtggtcttgttaatacaatggcagtggagagtgactcactttaaaactaaatataaaagtataaatgtgtaatttttcactgtaaatcttgacgtctgttgtgcattcatgagtgctgtgagagatgtttgttcacagcggctcgagtgtttatgtgagaacttatgttgatgttagtgacattgcaagttctcatgtgacatataatatataagacacgtcattaaatgtgttttattgcactggatgttgaaattatgttttcagattactaaaaaaacacttgaactaaactctgtttaattgctgttttagtgtcattcatggagaatctcctgaacccagctgtgtgtccatgaagagtgacgggTCAATGAATCCTCCAATTTACTTCAGTTCGGGAGAGTCTTTGATCAACTACAGAAACAAACAGGATGAATCAGAGTCAACTGCTGGGAAAGTGCCATTGGACTCCATTTTTGAGgtgtgagtgtgtaagagagagagagagagagaaaaatagaaatagagagagaggatgtaaacacacacacattcatgtccATACAGGCTGTTTTTTTAATACACACCACATTGAAACCTTTACAGCTTCACCCTCATcttaataacacacaaacacacacacacacacacacacacacacacacacacacacacacacacacactcactgatttATTCAAGACAACTGaagcacaaataaaatgagtGATGATTCTTGTCCAATGATCCTTCAGTTCTTGTCTGTTACTGAATGAagtttgttgtttgaatgttcactgatttcaggaacttgagcacaaaatcatctctctgatgaagaaagagctgAAGAGTTTCAAGAGACTATTGATCtcagattccccagcatgctctgagagagaggaggaggatgatgacgGTCAGAGCAGAGTCAGAGAGGGGTTTCTGAAGATCACACTGCACGTCCTGAAGAAGATGAAGCAGACAGACCTCGCTAACACACTTCAAACCAGTAAGAGCTCGCACTCACGCCACTATTACATCACGTCACCTTCAGAGGAAACACACAGTGTCTGGATTCACTCAAtattagtgaaagaaaataaacttcatgtctaatgaccattaaacatcaacatcaattataattcccatttcttttcctctttacatcagaactgatttctgtgcatcaacaaaaactcaaaacaaaactaaaagagaaattccagagaatttctgaaggaatgtcaaatcaaagcagctcaacacttgtgaatgagatctacacagagctgtacatcacagagggagggagtgcagagatcaataatgaacatgaggtgagacagattgagacagcatccaggagagcagagacacaggaaacaccaatcaaatgcaatgacatctttaaagccttacctggacaagacaaagccatcagaactgtgctgactaaaggagttgctggcattgggaaaactgtctctgtgcagaagttcattgtggactggactgaaggaaaagcaaatcaggatgttcacttcatatttccacttcctttcagagagctcaatctgatgaagcacaaacATATCAGTTTGATGGATCTTCTTCATCAGTTTTTCACAGATACAAAAGAACTGAGAGAATTGAAAAAATTCCTTGATGactacaaagtcattttcatttttgatggtctggatgagtgtcgacttcctctagatttccagaacaatgatattttgtgtgatgtgacagaatcggcctcagtggatgtgctgctgaccaacctcatcaaggggaatctgcttccttctgctctgctctggatcacctctcgaccagcagcagccaatcagattcctccTGAGTGTGTTGACCAGCTCACAGATGTACGAGGCTTCAATGACCTTCAGAAGGAcgagtatttcaggaagagaataaaagatgagcgtctggccaacagaatcatcacacacatgaaatcatcaagaagcctgtacatcatgtgtcacataccagtcttctgttggatttcagccactgttctccagagactgttgagtgaagcagagagtgcagagatccccaagactctcactcaaatgttcacacacttcctgatctttcagagcaaactgaagagccagaagtatgatgggaaatgtgaggtggatcttcagcaggctagagagaggattctgtctctgggaaaactggcttttcaacagctggaaaaagggaacctgatattctatgaggaggacctgagagagtgtggcattgatgtcagagaagcgtcagtgtactcgggagtttgtacccaaatcttcagagaggagtttggactgcacctggggaaggtgttcagctttgtgcatctgagcattcaggagtttctcgctgctctgt of the Xyrauchen texanus isolate HMW12.3.18 chromosome 10, RBS_HiC_50CHRs, whole genome shotgun sequence genome contains:
- the LOC127650390 gene encoding NACHT, LRR and PYD domains-containing protein 4E-like isoform X2, which codes for MDSTKDLSGQTDTGKVKSVIHGESPEPSCVSMKSDGSMNPPIYFSSGESLINYRNKQDESESTAGKVPLDSIFEELEHKIISLMKKELKSFKRLLISDSPACSEREEEDDDGQSRVREGFLKITLHVLKKMKQTDLANTLQTKLISVHQQKLKTKLKEKFQRISEGMSNQSSSTLVNEIYTELYITEGGSAEINNEHEVRQIETASRRAETQETPIKCNDIFKALPGQDKAIRTVLTKGVAGIGKTVSVQKFIVDWTEGKANQDVHFIFPLPFRELNLMKHKHISLMDLLHQFFTDTKELRELKKFLDDYKVIFIFDGLDECRLPLDFQNNDILCDVTESASVDVLLTNLIKGNLLPSALLWITSRPAAANQIPPECVDQLTDVRGFNDLQKDEYFRKRIKDERLANRIITHMKSSRSLYIMCHIPVFCWISATVLQRLLSEAESAEIPKTLTQMFTHFLIFQSKLKSQKYDGKCEVDLQQARERILSLGKLAFQQLEKGNLIFYEEDLRECGIDVREASVYSGVCTQIFREEFGLHLGKVFSFVHLSIQEFLAALYAFVSFSKKTSGLFSKFRSSMTDFLKSEVDKALQSENGHLDLFLRFLLGLSLKSNQTILRDLLTQTGSSSDSKQEIVEYIKMKIRENPSPEKSINLFHCLNELNDHSLVQEVQTYVNRRDINRLSGVRLSPAQWSALVFVLLNSEEELDQFNLRKYDPSHECLLRLLPVIKASRKADLMGCDLRVQSCSALASVLSSNSSSLRELDLSNNDLQDSGVKLLSDALKSPHCTLEILRLSGCMVTEEGCCSVASALRSNLSRLKELDLSYNHPGESGVRLLSERINDPNCTLDKLNVDHGGEFRITAGPRTYVCDLTLDSNTAHSELILSEGNRKVTRVRKRQSYPDHPERFDECRQVLCRESLTGRCYWETQWSGDVDISVSYKEISRKGSSRDCWFGFNINSWSLFCSNNRFTVCHNNNSTVIRPPSHGCKRVGVYVDCPAGTLSFYSVSDTHTLTHLHTLNTTFTRPLYAGFTVYPDSSVCVCVCVCV